The region CTGCCGAGCGCCTGGTGCGGCCGCTCGAAGTCGAACTCGGCCCGGAAGGCATCGAACCGCTCCTGCTGCGCGAGCCCGTTGGCCGCGGGAGGAAACGCGGTGTGCCGCTTCAGCGTCTTGTGCATCCGCTCGTGCGCGCCATTCTGCTCCGGGTGCCCGGGTGCGATGCGGTCGTGCCCGATCCCCAGCTGCGCCCACCAGACGTTCAGCCGCGAGAGCCCGGCGATCGCCTTCGTGGCGAAGGGCCCGCCGTTGTCCGTGCGGATCACCTGCGGCAGCCCGTACTCCCGGAACGCCCGCTCCACCACCGCCTGCGCCCCGGCGTGCGCCGTCGAGTCCAGCCCGTGGCAGACCAGCAGGAAGCGCGTGTGGGCATCCGCGATCGTGAGCGGGTAGCAGCGCCGCCCGTCGCCCATGCGGAAGTCGCCCTTGAAGTCCATCGTCCACAGGTCGTTCGGCTCTCCCACGCGCACCCAGTCGCGCCCCGGGTGCTTCCAGTTCCGCGTCCGCCGGCGCTTCTCCACCAGCCCCTCGCGGCTGTACAGGTCGCCCACGGTGCTCGCGGCCGGGAACGTCACGCCGCGGTGCTGCGGCTTCTGCTCCAGCCAATCGATGATCGTCCGAGG is a window of Longimicrobium sp. DNA encoding:
- a CDS encoding IS481 family transposase, which produces MPWNHSDPETERMRFVTLAQEGLYEMTELCERFGVSRQTGYTTLERFEKHGIDGLKDRSHAPHTCPRRIGEEMRELLLEARRAHPHWGPRTIIDWLEQKPQHRGVTFPAASTVGDLYSREGLVEKRRRTRNWKHPGRDWVRVGEPNDLWTMDFKGDFRMGDGRRCYPLTIADAHTRFLLVCHGLDSTAHAGAQAVVERAFREYGLPQVIRTDNGGPFATKAIAGLSRLNVWWAQLGIGHDRIAPGHPEQNGAHERMHKTLKRHTAFPPAANGLAQQERFDAFRAEFDFERPHQALGRRTPGSLYAPSPRELPERVPGPEYPAHCIVRQVRANGILYFRDRSIFLSE